Proteins encoded within one genomic window of Dryobates pubescens isolate bDryPub1 chromosome 38, bDryPub1.pri, whole genome shotgun sequence:
- the KBTBD2 gene encoding kelch repeat and BTB domain-containing protein 2, whose amino-acid sequence MSTQDERQINTEYAVSLLEQLKFFYEQQLLTDIVLIVEGTEFPCHKMVLATCSSYFRAMFMSGLSESKQTHVHLRNVDAATLQIIITYAYTGNLAISDSTVEQLYETACFLQVDDVLQRCREYLIKKINAENCVRLLSFADLFSCEELKQSAKRMVEHKFTAVYHQEAFMQLSHDLLIDILSSDNLNVEKEETVREAAMLWLEYNTESRSQYLSSVLSQIRIDALSEVTQRAWFQGLPPNDKSVVVQGLYKSMPKFFKPRLGMTKEEMMIFIEAAAETPGSLYSSVCYSPQAEKVYKLCNPPADLHKVGTLVTPDNDIYIAGGQVPLKNTKTNHSKSSKLQAAFRTVNCFYWFDAQQNTWFPKTPMLFVRIKPSLVCCEGYIYAIGGDSVGGELNRRTVERYDTEKDEWTMVSPLPCAWQWSTAVAVHNCIYVMAHNLMYCYFPRSDAWVEMAMRQTSRCFASAAAFGDKIFYIGGLHIASNSGIRLPSSTVDGSSVTVEIYDVNKNEWRMAANIPAKRYSDPCVRAVVISNALCVFIRETHMNERAKYATYQYDLELDRWFLRQHISERVLWDLGKDFRCTVGKLYPSCLEESPWKPPTYLFSPDGADEFELDGEMVTLPPV is encoded by the exons ATGTCTACCCAGGACGAGAGGCAGATCAACACGGAGTACGCTGTATCCTTGCTGGAGCAGTTGAAGTTCTTTTATGAACAGCAGTTGCTAACTGACATAGTGTTGATTGTTGAGGGCACTGAATTTCCCTGCCATAAGATGGTCCTTGCCACGTGCAGCTCATATTTCAG AGCCATGTTCATGAGCGGGCTGAGTGAAAGCAAACAGACACACGTACACCTGAGGAACGTGGACGCAGCCACTTTGCAGATCATCATCACCTACGCCTACACGGGGAACTTGGCAATAAGTGACAGCACAGTGGAACAGCTTTATGAAACTGCCTGCTTCTTACAG GTAGACGACGTGTTACAGCGGTGCAGAGAATACTTGATCAAAAAAATCAACGCCGAAAACTGTGTGCGGCTCTTGAGCTTCGCCGACCTCTTCAGCTGCGAGGAGTTAAAGCAGAGCGCTAAAAGAATGGTAGAGCACAAGTTCACAGCTGTGTACCACCAGGAGGCTTTCATGCAGCTGTCCCATGACCTACTGATAGATATTTTAAGCAGTGACAATTTAAAcgtggagaaggaggagacgGTGCGCGAAGCCGCGATGCTGTGGCTGGAGTACAACACGGAGTCGCGGTCACAGTACCTGTCCTCCGTCCTCAGCCAGATCCGCATCGACGCGCTCTCCGAGGTCACGCAGAGAGCCTGGTTCCAAGGCTTGCCACCCAACGACAAGTCGGTGGTGGTGCAAGGCCTCTACAAATCCATGCCCAAGTTTTTCAAGCCCAGGCTAGGTATGACGAAAGAGGAGATGATGATATTcattgaagctgctgctgaaacccCCGGTAGTCTTTATTCTTCTGTCTGTTACAGCCCCCAGGCAGAAAAAGTTTACAAACTGTGCAACCCTCCTGCTGACTTGCATAAGGTTGGGACTCTGGTAACTCCCGATAACGACATCTACATAGCAGGTGGGCAGGTTCCTCTGAAAAACACCAAAACTAACCACAGTAAAAGCAGCAAACTCCAGGCTGCCTTCAGAACTGTGAACTGCTTTTATTGGTTCGATGCCCAGCAGAACACTTGGTTTCCAAAGACGCCGATGCTGTTTGTGCGCATAAAGCCATCCCTGGTCTGCTGCGAAGGCTACATCTATGCAATCGGAGGAGACAGCGTCGGGGGAGAGCTCAACAGGAGAACTGTGGAGAGATACGACACCGAGAAGGACGAGTGGACCATGGTCAGCCCCTTGCCTTGCGCCTGGCAGTGGAGCACGGCGGTGGCCGTTCACAACTGCATCTACGTCATGGCACACAACCTGATGTACTGCTATTTCCCCAGGTCAGACGCCTGGGTGGAGATGGCCATGCGGCAGACGAGTCGATGCTTCGCTTCGGCCGCCGCTTTCGGCGACAAAATCTTCTACATCGGAGGACTGCACATCGCCAGCAACTCCGGCATACGGCTGCCAAGCAGCACTGTGGACGGGTCTTCCGTGACGGTGGAAATCTACGACGTGAATAAGAACGAGTGGAGGATGGCAGCCAACATCCCTGCCAAGCGCTACTCTGACCCCTGCGTCAGAGCCGTCGTCATCTCCAACGCGCTGTGCGTCTTCATACGAGAAACCCACATGAACGAGAGAGCCAAGTATGCCACCTACCAATACGACCTGGAACTGGACCGCTGGTTTCTGAGGCAGCACATATCTGAACGTGTGCTGTGGGACTTGGGCAAAGACTTCCGGTGCACTGTAGGAAAGCTGTATCCCTCCTGCCTCGAAGAGTCCCCATGGAAACCTCCAACGTATCTCTTCTCACCAGATGGAGCTGATGAATTCGAGCTGGATGGGGAGATGGTTACTTTACCACCTGTATAG